A genomic stretch from Lathyrus oleraceus cultivar Zhongwan6 chromosome 2, CAAS_Psat_ZW6_1.0, whole genome shotgun sequence includes:
- the LOC127121176 gene encoding transcription factor MYB90, which translates to MPLFFCGQQSKVCSYQVHMEKSKSRGVRKGAWTYEEDKLLKACIEMYGVGKWHLIPQRAGLNRCRKSCRLRWLNYLNPAINRESFSEDEVDMILRLHKLLGNRWSLIAARLPDRTANDVKNYWHTHLRKKMISKNSDEKKEKENLKETMKTHQVIKPHLRTFSSHSLRLNEKHSFVKPIVTVSIKDASVAKDSNIDSTVQQINGDGDCAMWWESLLNLSNDKIGSCSLLQEGNSTLELPNVDNILIEGSYSNVNDFQWDSILCKFDSL; encoded by the exons ATGCCTTTATTTTTTTGTGGACAACAAAGCAAAGTGTGTAGCTACCAAGTACATATGGAGAAAAGTAAGAGTAGAGGTGTGAGAAAAGGTGCATGGACATATGAAGAAGACAAGTTACTGAAAGCTTGTATTGAAATGTATGGTGTAGGAAAATGGCATTTAATTCCACAAAGAGCAG GATTGAATAGGTGCAGGAAAAGTTGTAGACTGAGATGGTTAAATTATTTAAACCCTGCTATCAATAGAGAGAGTTTTTCTGAGGATGAAGTTGATATGATCTTAAGGTTACACAAACTTCTAGGAAATAG ATGGTCATTAATTGCAGCAAGACTTCCTGATAGAACAGCTAATGATGTTAAGAATTATTGGCACACCCACCTGCGTAAGAAGATGATTTCAAAAAACTCAgatgaaaagaaagaaaaagagaatcTTAAGGAAACCATGAAAACTCATCAAGTTATTAAACCTCATCTTCGAACTTTTTCATCTCATTCACTTCGGTTGAATGAGAAACATAGTTTTGTGAAACCAATAGTGACGGTTTCAATTAAAGATGCTAGTGTTGCTAAAGATAGTAACATAGATAGTACCGTGCAACAAATTAATGGTGATGGAGATTGTGCTATGTGGTGGGAAAGTTTGTTGAATTTGAGCAATGACAAAATTGGCTCATGCTCTTTACTACAAGAGGGAAATTCTACTTTAGAGTTACCAAATGTTGACAACATTTTGATTGAAGGCTCCTATTCCAATGTCAATGATTTTCAATGGGATTCCATCCTTTGTAAGTTTGATTCTCTTTGA